The Thermosynechococcus sp. genome has a segment encoding these proteins:
- a CDS encoding methyl-accepting chemotaxis protein, whose amino-acid sequence MTSAKPPIDIPPLPPSVLNYQLPPLEEKKATTNGKSLGQPLPPPPPRRKFWGLRPKLITSALALATLPIIGVGLVANQVARQQLMQQVLGRQQQQTRSAVLWFNQYLAQRQGDAQALASVLTSRYSGEMQRRDRAQLQALLDQFLAAYTAYDSAGIIANDGRGTVIAQSSEGNRLANNILQNQEYFKLAIQTRGPVLTVEPTLSLPDRPLGMFAAVPLINRQNQQIMAVLRLRIPRSSIHEALNIYERQNENFYLVEPRGTIFASSVLGVQGKPLAEVFPKLAQAQKNSPAGTLPEQPGPDGKAQLLAYSSISQPFSSFVLTLNQDYAFRPLQNLTWTLVLGLGVTTVVTGALVIYLSDRGIQPLLRATKAVTKIGAGDLQTRLPVEGEDELATLSQTINQMAEQLEQSLAQTQLAARRAEQLRDSILRLTQCSDRQEILNCLVSDGRQLLECDRVIFYEFDENYVGKVVAESVGAGWPPALEQVIDDPCFRQNWVEAYTKGRIQATTDIFNAGLTECHLKQLAPLKVRANLVVPLVVNQKLVGLLIAHQCSGPRQWQAPEIDAVVQLVNQAGLVLERKQFLEQVTAAQKEAERLAQEQQQRTERIQTQLINLLTEVEAASQGDLTVRADITADEIGTVADIFNSLIESLRDVVMEVKATTEKVNTALLADEAAMTELAQESLRQAKKVKRMLEAVEAMSISIESVANSANEAAAVARKASERAVTSGETMDATVESILHLRETVAETAKKVKRLGEASQQISKVISLINQIALQTNLLAINASIEAARAGEEGRGFAVVAEEVGELAARSAAATREIEQIVETIQQETQEVVSAMETGTAQVVEGTRFVETAKDNLKEIVQVSQHIDELVQSISQATVSQARTANTVNTLMRDFAKVSEEISATSKQISESLQSTVDRAQELQNSVNIFKVTAQG is encoded by the coding sequence ATGACTAGTGCCAAGCCCCCTATTGATATTCCCCCCTTACCCCCCTCGGTATTGAATTACCAACTGCCTCCCCTAGAGGAGAAGAAAGCCACCACTAACGGTAAATCCCTTGGACAGCCGTTGCCGCCGCCCCCGCCACGCCGCAAATTTTGGGGGCTACGTCCAAAACTGATTACCAGTGCTCTTGCCCTAGCAACCCTGCCCATAATTGGCGTCGGCCTAGTGGCCAATCAGGTCGCCCGTCAACAGTTGATGCAGCAGGTCCTGGGACGCCAACAACAGCAGACAAGGTCTGCCGTCCTTTGGTTTAATCAGTATCTTGCTCAGAGGCAGGGGGATGCACAGGCTTTAGCCTCTGTTTTGACGAGTCGCTACAGCGGTGAAATGCAGCGGCGCGATCGCGCCCAACTACAAGCCCTCCTAGATCAATTTTTGGCGGCCTACACAGCCTACGACAGTGCGGGGATCATTGCCAATGATGGTCGCGGAACAGTGATTGCCCAATCCTCAGAGGGCAACCGGCTTGCCAACAATATTCTCCAAAATCAGGAGTACTTTAAGCTGGCCATCCAAACTCGCGGCCCCGTTTTAACCGTTGAGCCGACCCTATCGCTGCCGGATCGCCCCCTAGGCATGTTTGCGGCGGTGCCCCTCATTAATCGGCAAAATCAGCAAATTATGGCGGTGCTGCGATTGCGGATCCCCAGAAGCAGCATTCACGAAGCTCTTAACATTTATGAGCGGCAGAACGAGAATTTTTATCTTGTAGAGCCGCGGGGAACAATCTTTGCTTCCTCCGTCTTAGGGGTGCAAGGCAAACCCCTGGCGGAGGTCTTCCCCAAACTGGCTCAAGCGCAGAAAAATAGCCCAGCCGGTACGCTCCCAGAACAACCTGGTCCCGATGGCAAGGCTCAACTTCTCGCTTACAGCAGTATTTCACAACCCTTTAGCTCATTTGTTTTGACTCTCAACCAAGACTATGCCTTCAGACCGCTGCAAAACCTGACCTGGACGCTGGTATTAGGGTTGGGGGTCACAACAGTTGTGACGGGGGCACTTGTTATTTATCTGAGCGATCGCGGCATTCAACCACTGCTGCGGGCCACCAAGGCAGTGACAAAAATTGGTGCCGGAGATCTCCAGACCCGCTTACCGGTGGAGGGGGAGGATGAGTTGGCCACCCTGAGCCAGACCATCAATCAAATGGCAGAGCAGTTGGAGCAGTCCCTTGCGCAGACCCAACTGGCGGCCCGGCGCGCTGAGCAATTGCGCGATAGTATCTTGCGTTTAACTCAATGCAGCGATCGCCAGGAGATTCTCAATTGCCTGGTCAGTGATGGTCGCCAACTATTGGAGTGCGATCGCGTGATCTTCTATGAATTTGATGAGAACTATGTGGGCAAGGTTGTTGCGGAATCCGTGGGCGCAGGCTGGCCCCCAGCCCTCGAACAGGTCATTGATGACCCCTGTTTCCGGCAAAATTGGGTAGAAGCTTACACCAAGGGGCGGATACAAGCCACAACCGATATTTTCAATGCCGGTTTGACGGAGTGTCACCTCAAACAACTCGCTCCCCTCAAGGTGCGAGCCAACCTAGTTGTTCCCTTAGTCGTCAACCAAAAACTGGTAGGGCTATTAATTGCCCACCAGTGCAGCGGGCCACGCCAATGGCAAGCGCCTGAAATTGATGCCGTCGTCCAGTTAGTCAACCAAGCAGGATTGGTACTGGAGCGCAAGCAATTCCTTGAGCAGGTCACCGCTGCCCAAAAAGAAGCAGAACGCCTTGCTCAGGAGCAACAGCAGCGCACTGAGCGCATCCAAACGCAGTTAATCAACCTACTCACCGAAGTGGAGGCTGCTTCCCAGGGAGATTTAACGGTACGGGCAGACATCACTGCTGATGAAATTGGGACCGTGGCCGATATTTTCAACTCCCTCATTGAAAGTCTGCGGGATGTGGTCATGGAAGTGAAAGCCACCACAGAGAAAGTGAACACAGCCCTTTTGGCCGATGAGGCAGCCATGACAGAATTGGCCCAAGAATCACTGCGCCAAGCCAAGAAGGTGAAGCGGATGCTAGAAGCGGTGGAGGCAATGTCAATCTCCATTGAATCTGTGGCCAACAGCGCTAACGAGGCGGCAGCAGTGGCGCGCAAAGCCTCCGAGCGAGCAGTCACCAGTGGTGAAACGATGGATGCCACCGTTGAGAGTATCCTTCACCTGCGGGAAACCGTCGCAGAAACTGCCAAAAAGGTGAAGCGGTTGGGGGAAGCTTCACAGCAGATTTCCAAAGTGATCTCGCTCATTAACCAGATTGCCCTGCAAACTAACCTGTTGGCCATTAATGCCAGCATTGAAGCCGCCCGCGCGGGGGAAGAGGGCCGTGGCTTTGCTGTGGTGGCAGAGGAAGTCGGGGAATTGGCAGCGCGCTCAGCGGCAGCCACCCGCGAAATTGAGCAAATCGTCGAAACGATTCAGCAGGAAACCCAAGAAGTGGTCAGTGCCATGGAAACAGGGACAGCGCAGGTGGTCGAAGGCACTCGCTTTGTGGAAACGGCCAAGGACAACCTCAAGGAAATTGTGCAGGTGTCGCAGCACATTGATGAACTGGTGCAGTCCATTTCCCAAGCCACCGTTTCCCAGGCCCGCACAGCCAATACAGTAAATACCCTGATGCGCGATTTTGCCAAGGTCTCGGAGGAGATCTCCGCCACCTCCAAACAGATTTCTGAGTCTCTCCAAAGCACTGTGGATCGGGCTCAGGAGCTACAAAATTCTGTCAACATCTTTAAGGTGACTGCTCAGGGATAA
- a CDS encoding chemotaxis protein CheW: protein MLAGVPWVNREEGRGDRSQGAPYLRLLVHEQCTALLPMTEIQQVLVLLPQQLTAIPNMPAMVMGLLNFRNRIVWVLDLAQLLNLEPLPLERSLVTIALLQTPKGDLGLALRQVRGIVRLPQEAIQSPVGTVNAALVPYLKGCCHLGAEILFILDGAAIAEGALKAIAKGSDAGVPAVDVG, encoded by the coding sequence ATGCTGGCAGGGGTGCCTTGGGTGAACAGGGAGGAAGGGAGAGGCGATCGCTCCCAAGGAGCGCCCTACCTGCGCTTACTGGTGCACGAGCAGTGCACAGCACTGCTGCCGATGACTGAGATTCAGCAGGTGTTGGTGCTTCTACCGCAGCAACTCACGGCAATTCCCAATATGCCTGCCATGGTCATGGGCCTGCTCAACTTTCGTAACCGCATTGTCTGGGTGCTAGATTTAGCCCAGCTCCTGAACCTAGAGCCCCTGCCTTTAGAGAGGTCTCTAGTCACGATCGCCCTGTTGCAAACTCCCAAGGGAGATCTAGGATTGGCCCTGCGACAAGTACGGGGCATCGTCCGCCTTCCTCAGGAAGCAATTCAGTCGCCTGTGGGCACCGTGAATGCGGCGTTGGTTCCTTACCTCAAAGGCTGCTGTCATCTGGGGGCGGAGATACTATTTATCCTGGACGGGGCAGCGATTGCCGAGGGCGCGCTGAAAGCCATTGCCAAAGGGTCTGACGCCGGTGTGCCTGCTGTTGATGTTGGATAG
- a CDS encoding response regulator, protein MASDSGLRGGGTLESTETLQPEELLQQLSTSGGTGCFKVSVEGQQWFLYFDRGDIVYATHTIEPGDRFERHLRQLSYSVPALDRQLRAQVRQQWEQANTPTPIYEYESLRWLLTEKIITPAQFSQLVEGFILEVLESFLYLKRGHHQLVPYIEVPIVSRFEANRLIQACKGRIQEWLSLGHKIVSPFQRPYFFSSAQVNLTPEQQQRLGSLLRGFSFRHLAVLLNQNEVTLVRSLLPLIDKGAVVVREPQHPFDLLPNFDLSLWQETTPAVVEDSGDTGSGFFTSQVANRTYRIVCIDDSPTILNEMKRFLADDAFEVIALNDSVKALMEVMRLNPDLILLDVGMPNIDGYKFCKVIRNHERLRSVPVIMVTGNTGLIDRAKARLVGATDYMTKPFTQAELLKMVFQYLT, encoded by the coding sequence ATGGCATCAGATTCTGGTTTGCGTGGCGGGGGAACATTGGAATCTACAGAAACACTTCAGCCTGAGGAATTGCTTCAGCAACTGAGTACCTCAGGGGGCACCGGTTGCTTTAAGGTCAGCGTTGAAGGCCAGCAGTGGTTTCTTTACTTTGATCGCGGGGATATTGTTTATGCTACCCATACCATTGAGCCGGGCGATCGCTTTGAACGACATTTGCGGCAACTGAGCTACAGCGTCCCTGCCCTGGATCGTCAATTGCGAGCCCAGGTACGCCAACAATGGGAGCAGGCCAATACCCCCACCCCTATTTATGAATATGAGAGTTTGCGCTGGTTGCTTACCGAAAAGATCATTACCCCAGCGCAGTTTTCCCAGTTGGTGGAGGGGTTCATTCTTGAAGTCCTGGAGTCCTTTCTCTATCTCAAACGGGGTCATCACCAGCTAGTGCCCTACATTGAGGTCCCAATTGTGAGTCGCTTTGAGGCCAACCGCCTGATTCAGGCCTGTAAGGGGCGAATTCAGGAGTGGTTGAGCCTTGGCCACAAAATTGTCTCGCCCTTTCAGCGCCCCTACTTTTTTAGTAGTGCCCAAGTGAACTTAACGCCTGAGCAGCAGCAACGTTTGGGCTCTCTATTGCGGGGCTTTAGCTTTCGCCACTTGGCAGTGCTGCTGAATCAAAATGAAGTGACGCTGGTGCGGAGCCTCTTGCCCTTAATTGATAAAGGAGCGGTGGTGGTTCGGGAACCCCAACATCCCTTTGACTTACTGCCCAATTTTGATCTCAGTTTGTGGCAGGAAACCACACCCGCTGTTGTTGAGGACAGTGGCGACACAGGGAGTGGCTTTTTTACCTCCCAAGTTGCGAATCGCACCTATCGCATTGTCTGCATCGACGATAGTCCAACGATCCTCAATGAAATGAAGCGGTTTTTAGCCGATGATGCCTTTGAGGTAATTGCCCTCAACGATTCCGTAAAAGCCCTGATGGAGGTGATGCGTCTCAACCCCGATCTCATTCTTTTGGATGTGGGGATGCCCAATATTGACGGTTATAAGTTTTGTAAAGTCATCCGCAACCATGAACGCCTGAGGTCAGTACCGGTAATTATGGTTACAGGTAACACAGGGCTCATTGACCGGGCAAAAGCCCGTCTTGTGGGGGCGACGGATTACATGACGAAGCCCTTTACCCAGGCAGAACTCTTGAAAATGGTGTTTCAATACTTGACCTAG
- a CDS encoding iron uptake porin — protein MKKTYLLAGSLSLLSVVAGANIATANEPASFENPITAEPQNLQVSEAVPAANPMADASSTVTSVSELLANEESMGQVTSVSQLSDVRPTDWAYQALASLVEKYGCIAGYPDGTFRGNRAATRYEMAAALNACLDVISDRFATKEDLATLQKLMDEFKAELATLRGRVDKLEARTAQLEAQQFSTTTKLTGTAVMSVQYGGRPSSPNPSIAGNAVAAPGRTNPTVIAGVLLNLNTSFTGTDLLQTTLSTGNNGRDAISTYGLGLQQATTLGIPADVFTAPLPYFSPSQYFWSGIGPGVNLYRLAYSFKPIKDITITAGPQFYPSDIIDTNSWANSPASDFGTYFFLNNPFIVPYAMNFLGGAGAAIQWNPKEGPFTVRALYVAAEAGRAAAGIAPPSPGGGFGGDPFQASLELEYANKFGGGKNSYAVKLQGTYSKTYGIEAQAGGINFELNLGRLGIFGRAGVAGIPNTYFPQVSPLPFSFFGLPAAGMMAYNFMAGIGYKDLLVPGSVLAAAAGAPFINSAPAAGAINNANQVNVEAFYKFPISDNISITPIFTAIINPNNTNGGGLISGQPILQGVIRTTFTF, from the coding sequence GTGAAAAAGACTTACCTGTTAGCGGGTAGCTTGAGCCTACTGAGTGTGGTTGCAGGGGCTAATATTGCTACCGCCAATGAGCCTGCCAGCTTTGAAAACCCGATTACTGCTGAACCACAAAATCTCCAAGTCTCTGAAGCGGTGCCTGCTGCCAACCCTATGGCAGACGCTTCTAGCACCGTTACCTCTGTTAGTGAGCTTCTTGCCAACGAAGAATCCATGGGGCAGGTCACCTCTGTTTCTCAGCTCTCTGATGTCCGCCCCACTGACTGGGCCTACCAAGCCTTGGCTTCGCTAGTAGAGAAGTATGGCTGTATTGCTGGTTACCCTGATGGCACCTTCCGAGGCAATCGTGCAGCCACCCGCTATGAGATGGCAGCAGCCTTGAACGCGTGCCTCGATGTGATTAGCGATCGCTTTGCCACCAAGGAGGACTTGGCCACTCTGCAAAAACTGATGGACGAGTTCAAAGCAGAGTTGGCGACCCTGCGCGGTCGGGTAGACAAGCTGGAAGCCCGCACGGCCCAGCTAGAGGCCCAGCAATTTTCCACAACCACAAAACTGACAGGAACGGCAGTGATGTCCGTTCAGTATGGTGGCCGCCCCAGTAGCCCGAATCCATCTATTGCTGGTAACGCTGTGGCTGCTCCTGGCCGAACAAATCCCACGGTCATTGCTGGGGTTTTGCTGAACCTGAATACCAGCTTCACGGGCACCGACCTACTGCAAACTACCCTCTCTACGGGCAATAACGGCCGCGATGCCATTAGCACCTATGGCTTGGGTCTCCAGCAAGCCACAACATTAGGTATTCCTGCTGATGTTTTCACAGCCCCACTGCCCTACTTTAGCCCGAGTCAATATTTCTGGTCTGGTATTGGTCCAGGCGTTAACCTATACCGCCTTGCCTATAGCTTTAAGCCCATTAAGGACATTACCATTACCGCCGGCCCTCAATTCTATCCCAGTGACATTATTGACACCAATAGCTGGGCAAACTCCCCCGCCAGTGACTTTGGGACCTACTTTTTCCTGAATAACCCCTTTATTGTCCCCTATGCCATGAACTTCCTAGGGGGAGCTGGTGCCGCCATCCAATGGAATCCCAAGGAAGGTCCCTTTACGGTGCGGGCATTGTATGTTGCCGCAGAGGCAGGACGGGCGGCAGCCGGGATTGCTCCCCCAAGCCCAGGGGGTGGCTTTGGTGGCGATCCCTTCCAAGCCTCGTTAGAGCTGGAGTATGCCAACAAATTTGGTGGTGGTAAAAACAGCTACGCCGTCAAACTTCAGGGCACCTACTCCAAGACCTACGGCATTGAGGCCCAAGCTGGCGGCATTAACTTTGAGCTCAACCTTGGTCGTTTGGGTATCTTTGGCCGCGCCGGGGTGGCAGGCATTCCTAATACTTACTTCCCACAGGTTTCGCCCCTACCCTTCTCCTTCTTCGGCTTGCCAGCGGCAGGTATGATGGCCTACAACTTCATGGCTGGCATTGGCTACAAAGACTTGCTGGTGCCGGGGTCAGTGTTAGCTGCTGCTGCGGGAGCACCCTTTATTAACAGTGCCCCCGCTGCTGGCGCCATCAACAATGCCAATCAAGTGAATGTGGAGGCCTTCTACAAATTCCCCATCAGTGATAACATCAGCATCACGCCCATCTTCACGGCCATCATTAACCCCAACAATACTAACGGTGGCGGCCTCATTTCCGGCCAGCCCATTCTTCAAGGGGTGATTCGCACCACCTTTACGTTCTAA
- a CDS encoding protochlorophyllide reductase, whose amino-acid sequence MSDQPRPTVIITGASSGVGLYATKALANRGWHVVMACRNLEKAEQAAKDLQIPPQAYSILHLDLSSLASVRGFVEAFRALNRPLRALVCNAAVYYPLLKEPIYSVDGYEITVATNHLGHFLLINLLLEDLKNSPESDKRVVILGTVTANRKELGGKIPIPAPPDLGNLEGFEKGFKKPIAMINGKPFKSGKAYKDSKLCNMLTARELHRRFHDSTGIVFNSLYPGCVADTPLFRNHFPLFQKLFPLFQKYITGGYVSQDLAGERVAMVVADPEFRQSGVHWSWGNRQKEGRQAFVQELSAEGRDEQKARRLWELSEKLVGLA is encoded by the coding sequence ATGAGTGATCAGCCACGCCCAACGGTCATTATTACGGGTGCATCCTCTGGAGTCGGATTGTATGCTACCAAAGCCTTAGCCAATCGGGGCTGGCACGTTGTTATGGCCTGCCGCAATCTTGAAAAAGCAGAGCAAGCCGCCAAAGACTTGCAGATTCCGCCGCAGGCCTACAGCATTTTGCATTTGGACTTGTCCTCCCTGGCCAGTGTGCGCGGCTTTGTTGAAGCATTTCGGGCATTGAATCGCCCCTTACGTGCCCTTGTCTGCAATGCTGCTGTCTATTATCCGCTGCTCAAGGAACCAATCTACAGTGTGGATGGCTATGAAATAACGGTAGCCACCAATCACTTGGGGCATTTTCTTTTGATCAACCTCCTACTAGAAGACTTGAAAAATTCTCCCGAAAGCGATAAGCGAGTGGTGATTCTCGGTACTGTCACAGCCAACCGCAAAGAACTCGGCGGTAAAATCCCCATTCCGGCGCCCCCCGATCTGGGGAACCTCGAGGGCTTTGAGAAGGGCTTCAAGAAGCCCATTGCCATGATTAACGGCAAGCCCTTCAAGTCGGGCAAGGCCTACAAAGACAGCAAGCTCTGCAATATGCTGACGGCACGGGAACTGCATCGCCGCTTTCACGACAGCACCGGAATTGTGTTTAATTCCCTTTACCCCGGTTGTGTGGCCGACACACCCCTATTTCGCAACCACTTCCCCCTCTTTCAGAAGCTTTTCCCCCTCTTCCAGAAGTACATTACGGGTGGTTATGTCAGCCAAGACCTAGCCGGGGAACGGGTAGCAATGGTTGTGGCAGACCCAGAGTTTCGCCAGTCGGGGGTGCATTGGAGCTGGGGGAATCGCCAAAAAGAAGGCCGCCAAGCCTTTGTTCAAGAACTTTCGGCAGAGGGTCGTGATGAGCAAAAAGCGCGGCGTCTTTGGGAGTTGAGCGAAAAACTGGTGGGATTGGCCTAA
- a CDS encoding PleD family two-component system response regulator has product MTTVLVVEDTPSEMALITSFLQESGYRVIAASDAKEALEKIAQYKPDVVVTDVVMPGMSGFELCRSLKKNPETEKLPIVVCTSKNQELDRLWAMKQGADAYVTKPFSREDLVRALKSVVL; this is encoded by the coding sequence ATGACGACGGTCTTAGTAGTGGAAGATACCCCTTCAGAAATGGCACTGATTACCTCGTTTCTCCAGGAGTCTGGCTATAGGGTGATTGCAGCCAGCGATGCCAAGGAGGCGCTGGAGAAAATAGCTCAATATAAGCCCGATGTGGTAGTTACGGATGTGGTGATGCCAGGGATGAGCGGCTTTGAACTCTGTCGCAGTCTCAAGAAAAACCCGGAAACGGAAAAGCTTCCCATTGTTGTCTGCACGTCCAAAAACCAAGAGCTAGACCGTCTTTGGGCAATGAAGCAGGGGGCCGATGCCTATGTAACCAAGCCCTTTAGCCGTGAGGATCTGGTGCGGGCGTTGAAGTCGGTGGTGCTGTAG
- the lipA gene encoding lipoyl synthase: protein MRAPQPLPPWLRKPLGTASEISTVQRLVRQYGIHTICEEGRCPNRGECYSQKTATFLLLGATCTRACAFCQVQKGQAPAAVDPEEPAKIAAAVATLGLRYVVLTSVARDDLPDQGAGQFVATMHAIRQRCPQTEIEVLTPDFRMDRGRVPQRDCIAQIVAARPACYNHNLETVRRLQGPVRRGATYESSLRVLATVKELNPDIPTKSGLMLGLGETEAEIIETLKDLRRVGCDRLTLGQYLPPSLSHLPVVKYWTPEEFNTLGNSARELGFSHVRSGPLVRSSYHAGEAG from the coding sequence ATGAGAGCCCCCCAACCCCTGCCGCCGTGGCTGCGCAAGCCCCTGGGCACAGCCAGCGAGATCTCCACTGTGCAGCGCCTAGTGCGTCAGTACGGAATTCACACGATTTGTGAAGAGGGGCGCTGTCCCAATCGCGGTGAGTGTTACAGCCAAAAAACCGCCACCTTTTTACTTTTGGGTGCGACTTGTACCCGTGCCTGTGCCTTTTGCCAAGTGCAGAAGGGCCAAGCTCCCGCCGCCGTGGATCCAGAGGAGCCCGCCAAAATTGCCGCTGCTGTGGCCACCTTGGGATTGCGCTATGTGGTTTTAACCTCTGTGGCTCGCGATGACTTGCCAGATCAAGGGGCGGGTCAGTTTGTGGCGACGATGCACGCGATCCGCCAGCGCTGCCCACAGACGGAAATTGAGGTGCTCACTCCCGACTTTCGCATGGACCGGGGTCGGGTGCCGCAACGGGATTGCATTGCCCAAATTGTGGCGGCACGGCCTGCCTGCTACAACCACAACCTCGAAACAGTACGGCGCTTACAGGGGCCTGTGCGACGGGGGGCGACCTATGAGAGTTCACTGCGAGTCTTAGCCACTGTCAAAGAACTCAATCCTGATATACCCACAAAGTCGGGACTAATGTTGGGCTTAGGGGAAACAGAAGCAGAGATCATCGAGACCCTAAAGGATTTGCGCAGGGTGGGGTGCGATCGCCTGACTTTGGGACAATATCTGCCCCCTTCGTTGAGTCATTTACCTGTGGTCAAGTATTGGACACCTGAAGAATTTAACACCTTGGGGAACAGTGCACGGGAATTGGGCTTTTCCCACGTGCGATCGGGCCCCCTTGTACGCAGCTCCTACCATGCGGGTGAAGCAGGCTAA